The Tursiops truncatus isolate mTurTru1 chromosome 6, mTurTru1.mat.Y, whole genome shotgun sequence genome includes a window with the following:
- the CCDC25 gene encoding coiled-coil domain-containing protein 25 isoform X7, with translation MDCAHLVKANSIQGCKMNNVNVVYTPWSNLKKTADMDVGQIGFHRQKDVKIVTVEKKVNEILNRLEKTKMERFPDLEAEKECRDREERNEKKAQIQEMKRKEKEEMKKKKEMDELRSYSSLMKVENMSSNQFSNSIERPPLRKFSIPGVSLIWTRKLGLGENQRQLIP, from the exons ATGGACTGTGCCCATCTTGTGAAGGCCAATAGCATTCAAG GCTGCAAGATGAACAACGTCAATGTGGTTTATACCCCGTGGTCTAACCTGAAGAAAACGGCCGACATGGATGTGGGACAGATAGGCTTTCACAGGCAGAAGGAC GTGAAAATTGTGACAGTAGAGAAGAAAGTGAATGAGATCCTGAACCGATTGGAAAAGACCAAAATGGAGCGGTTCCCAGAcctagaggcagagaaagaatgcAGAGACCGCGAAGAGAGGAATGAGAAGAAAGCCCAGATtcaggaaatgaaaaggaaagaaaaggaagagatgaaaaagaagaaggagatggACGAACTTAG gagctatTCATCACTAATGAAAGTTGAGAATATGTCTTCAAATCAG TTCTCAAACAGCATTGAGAGACCCCCCCTTCGCAAGTTTTCAATACCTGGAGTGTCCTTGATCTGGACCAGGAAGTTAGGACTTGGAGAGAATCAGAGGCAACTAATCCCCTAA